One Thalassotalea hakodatensis DNA segment encodes these proteins:
- a CDS encoding ABC transporter permease gives MIAASMTYHMKQAWQSITRHPMFGANVVATIAITLGALLCATTLIYLMLIKPLPYPEMEKLYLAKQAMVNQEGDFIGEGFSYPAAKQLYNSQGENENVALSYLITDVITSLAEPVTIESGYVTNEWFDLLGATFIVGGNFSHQQKIESFTPGAILSYQLWQEQFGSDPNIQSKSIDIRGISHPIIGVLSPSFVEPEIKGIGRKTQLWLAWDFNWAEQMGWGELSSIDGAVHTLFKLHENQNVNNLKHQLNNQQRDLWQQTFANQPSFQDWQISIELIELSNAIYQGQSELIYYVFFACLGIFFIAMTNITNLFMSRTIEQQRNLAIHAAIGAKKFNLFTLLFIEYGMLLLIALPFVLAFAYLGFYLLQQHLTSVLPRAEELSLSWFSLAFSTCVLVLLNTIFTLVCRQLVPYHRLNNALNQSGKGSGIQIKASVRSSLIAIQITIAATLIFINLAMFNQAYKTINQPMGISVDNLWQLRLMEKNPTETPTETLRNDLIQINRALNQHPEIAQSTISLSPLIWFGNYPIFDPEQNTQFTPEVKLIDDGYFPMLSQTFITGENFTEQQVLDGEFVMVINEKMAHLLASTETVINKKVRFWGRDYNVIGVVQDLQLPNDLDVPPRAYVPDSRKRANIMLKSIVSTPLKKADLLSVVESVSIHYTIREIKPFDDDKHRLLFMQYTTIAVTGCLTILTLFLAIIGLYGILSYSSQLRRHEIGTRLAIGAKGSDILSMMFKENLKALFCGLIGSVFTSSCLFFMFDEQLNDLINASAIIWLSVTLVIVVSVTLIGCYLPIRQYVANPVIKCLRATEE, from the coding sequence GTGATAGCTGCATCAATGACATATCACATGAAACAAGCATGGCAATCGATAACAAGACACCCGATGTTTGGTGCCAATGTGGTTGCAACAATTGCGATCACATTAGGCGCATTATTATGTGCGACCACCCTAATTTATCTCATGTTGATAAAACCTTTACCTTACCCAGAAATGGAAAAACTATATCTTGCTAAGCAAGCAATGGTAAATCAAGAGGGTGATTTTATCGGTGAAGGATTTTCTTATCCGGCGGCAAAACAACTATATAACAGCCAAGGTGAGAATGAAAACGTAGCACTTAGCTACTTGATAACCGATGTTATCACCTCATTGGCAGAGCCCGTTACCATTGAAAGTGGTTATGTCACCAATGAATGGTTTGATTTATTAGGCGCAACATTCATTGTTGGCGGTAATTTTTCCCATCAACAAAAAATAGAGAGCTTTACCCCTGGCGCTATTCTCAGTTATCAACTTTGGCAAGAGCAATTTGGTAGCGATCCAAATATACAATCAAAAAGCATTGATATCCGAGGTATTTCTCATCCCATTATTGGAGTGTTGTCGCCAAGTTTTGTTGAGCCAGAAATCAAAGGTATTGGCCGAAAAACACAGCTTTGGTTAGCTTGGGATTTTAACTGGGCAGAACAAATGGGCTGGGGTGAGCTATCTTCAATAGACGGCGCTGTTCACACGTTATTTAAACTACATGAAAATCAGAATGTTAATAACTTAAAACACCAATTGAATAATCAGCAGCGTGATTTATGGCAACAAACTTTTGCTAATCAGCCAAGTTTTCAAGATTGGCAGATATCCATCGAACTCATTGAACTGAGTAATGCCATCTATCAAGGACAATCAGAGCTTATTTATTACGTGTTTTTTGCTTGTTTAGGCATTTTTTTCATCGCAATGACAAACATCACTAATTTGTTTATGTCGAGAACAATTGAACAACAGCGTAATTTAGCGATTCATGCCGCCATAGGTGCTAAAAAGTTTAACCTGTTTACATTGTTGTTCATAGAATATGGTATGTTGTTATTGATTGCGCTCCCTTTTGTATTGGCTTTTGCCTATTTGGGTTTCTATCTTCTACAACAACATCTAACCTCAGTGTTACCTAGAGCTGAAGAGCTGTCTTTATCTTGGTTTTCATTAGCATTTAGCACCTGCGTACTAGTGTTGCTCAATACGATTTTTACCCTAGTATGTCGACAACTGGTACCATATCATCGGCTTAACAATGCTTTGAACCAAAGTGGTAAAGGTAGTGGAATACAAATTAAAGCATCCGTTAGATCAAGTTTAATTGCTATTCAAATCACCATTGCCGCCACATTAATTTTTATTAATCTTGCTATGTTTAATCAGGCATATAAGACAATTAATCAACCAATGGGGATATCAGTAGATAACCTATGGCAATTAAGGTTAATGGAGAAAAACCCTACAGAGACGCCAACGGAAACACTTCGCAATGATTTAATCCAAATCAATCGTGCGTTAAATCAACACCCAGAAATTGCTCAATCGACAATTTCGTTATCACCATTAATATGGTTTGGTAACTACCCAATATTCGATCCAGAGCAAAATACGCAATTTACGCCAGAAGTAAAATTAATTGATGACGGGTATTTTCCCATGCTTAGTCAAACGTTTATCACGGGTGAAAACTTTACCGAACAACAAGTTTTAGATGGTGAATTTGTGATGGTGATCAATGAAAAAATGGCCCATTTACTTGCGTCAACAGAGACGGTGATAAACAAAAAAGTTCGCTTTTGGGGGCGTGATTATAACGTTATTGGTGTTGTACAAGATTTGCAGCTGCCAAACGATCTTGATGTCCCTCCTAGGGCATACGTTCCCGATAGCAGAAAGCGCGCCAATATCATGTTGAAGTCAATAGTATCTACCCCGCTTAAAAAGGCGGATTTGCTTAGCGTGGTAGAGTCTGTATCCATTCACTACACCATTCGAGAAATTAAACCGTTTGATGATGATAAGCACCGTTTGTTATTTATGCAGTATACAACCATCGCGGTCACAGGCTGTTTAACAATACTGACGCTTTTTTTAGCAATAATAGGTCTATATGGCATTTTAAGTTACTCAAGCCAACTTCGACGTCATGAAATTGGTACACGTTTGGCGATAGGCGCCAAAGGTTCTGATATATTATCAATGATGTTTAAAGAAAACCTGAAGGCTTTATTCTGTGGCCTAATTGGCAGTGTATTTACAAGTTCCTGCTTGTTTTTCATGTTTGATGAACAACTCAATGATCTCATTAATGCTAGTGCAATTATTTGGTTGTCTGTCACACTGGTTATAGTGGTTAGTGTTACGCTTATAGGGTGTTACTTACCCATCAGGCAATATGTTGCAAATCCTGTGATTAAATGCCTTAGAGCGACAGAAGAATAG
- a CDS encoding ABC transporter permease: MKLFLFHLTLALKNLKHNKSYGFAVISTLALTLGALICALTLAFVMLYKPLPYPDQQQLAYVEHQLINNEQKIDGRAFTYPNLMHLYENHGIFSEVAMQYLDAKIVTSEPSKPFVEISYVTPEWFDIFAAPMQLGRRFEQSEKLNSYNPVAILSHQTWQDMFGSREDIIGYSVSFGGKSFEVIGVLAPDFNELNLAAPGVKSAMFVPWDFNSVPDSERVRWGNDDGSLTFVGKLPKNMNHIQASQRLSQLINDNWRLNVSKHNFFDGWSINIETSPLSELLIQDNEQLLFLLILGTLGLAIIAIANIANLYLARTVQQQHTLAINAAVGAPTSGIITMVVAEAIILLTIALILSLMVSELGFSFISTYLDSYLPRAAELSLNFFSVGAALAILIILIVFFIALSLRITNYRQLITNLRSSGKGTKVQVSKKMRSVLITSQITIAIFLIFANSILLTDAYKVMKKPLGYQTDNIHSLVMALPSANQGMSENTMQSLIRKIKAHPSVAAVSQSHRPSAFFTLAFTEQQSGRKYSERAKDIDENYFALVGQPLITGENVQNKHRNNDLRGIVVNDLLAHKMAPDGDVIGLKINNSSFVSGIVKSIIVPGQKAPEPRFYFLSQASRNILLIKTKPNQILSRDAILAIVSDISPQLNIFSYQPIQHYKDARLFASKTTTITTLTLIVITLLLCSIGLYGILKYNSEMRRFEIGTRIAIGAKARDIIKLVCGENIKPLILGVIINLVIISAGFYIYSNLLNEYINQHLIWTFLISLIIVSAIVLIASYLPVKKYINHPAVLSLRVG, translated from the coding sequence ATGAAATTATTTCTATTTCACCTGACTTTAGCACTTAAAAATCTTAAACATAATAAAAGCTATGGCTTTGCTGTTATTTCCACATTGGCGTTAACCTTAGGTGCATTAATTTGTGCACTCACGTTAGCTTTTGTCATGTTATACAAACCGTTACCATACCCAGATCAGCAGCAATTAGCCTATGTTGAACATCAGCTTATCAATAATGAACAAAAAATAGATGGCCGGGCATTTACTTATCCAAACTTAATGCATTTATATGAAAATCATGGCATTTTTTCTGAAGTTGCCATGCAATACCTCGACGCTAAAATAGTAACGTCAGAACCATCTAAGCCATTTGTAGAAATATCCTATGTAACACCCGAATGGTTCGACATTTTTGCTGCGCCAATGCAGTTAGGTCGCCGTTTTGAACAAAGTGAAAAACTAAACAGCTATAATCCCGTCGCTATTTTAAGCCACCAAACATGGCAAGATATGTTTGGTTCGCGTGAAGATATCATTGGCTACAGTGTTAGTTTTGGTGGTAAATCGTTTGAAGTAATTGGTGTGTTAGCACCTGATTTCAATGAACTCAATTTAGCCGCTCCAGGGGTTAAATCTGCAATGTTTGTTCCCTGGGATTTCAACTCTGTGCCAGATTCAGAAAGGGTTCGTTGGGGTAACGACGACGGTTCATTAACCTTTGTTGGAAAGTTACCGAAAAACATGAACCATATACAAGCATCACAGCGTTTGTCACAGTTAATTAATGATAATTGGCGATTAAATGTATCAAAGCATAATTTTTTTGATGGTTGGTCAATTAATATCGAAACATCTCCATTAAGCGAACTGCTCATTCAAGATAACGAGCAACTGCTATTTTTATTAATATTAGGTACATTAGGACTCGCGATTATCGCCATTGCAAACATCGCAAACCTTTATTTAGCACGTACTGTACAACAACAGCACACCCTTGCTATAAACGCTGCTGTAGGAGCACCAACATCTGGCATTATTACAATGGTTGTTGCTGAAGCAATTATTCTACTGACCATCGCGTTAATACTGAGCCTAATGGTGTCTGAATTGGGTTTTAGTTTTATTAGCACTTATCTTGATAGTTATTTACCCCGTGCTGCCGAATTAAGCTTAAACTTTTTTTCTGTTGGTGCCGCGCTAGCTATTTTAATTATTCTCATCGTATTCTTCATCGCGCTCAGTTTACGTATTACCAATTATCGTCAGCTGATCACCAACCTAAGGAGTAGCGGTAAAGGTACCAAAGTACAAGTTTCAAAAAAAATGCGTAGCGTATTGATCACAAGCCAAATAACTATCGCGATATTCCTTATTTTTGCTAATAGTATTTTATTAACCGATGCTTACAAGGTTATGAAGAAGCCTTTAGGGTATCAAACTGATAATATTCATTCATTGGTCATGGCTTTACCAAGTGCTAATCAAGGAATGAGCGAAAACACAATGCAAAGCCTAATTCGTAAAATTAAGGCACACCCTAGCGTTGCAGCTGTTAGCCAATCTCATCGACCATCAGCCTTTTTCACTTTAGCGTTTACCGAGCAACAATCCGGACGAAAATATTCCGAGCGTGCTAAAGATATTGATGAAAATTATTTTGCTTTAGTTGGCCAGCCCTTAATTACTGGAGAAAACGTACAGAACAAACATCGCAATAATGATCTGCGCGGCATCGTAGTAAATGATCTATTAGCGCATAAAATGGCGCCTGACGGTGACGTGATTGGGCTTAAAATCAACAATTCATCTTTTGTTTCAGGTATTGTAAAAAGTATCATTGTACCAGGGCAAAAAGCACCTGAGCCCAGGTTCTACTTTTTATCTCAAGCGTCGCGTAATATCTTATTAATAAAGACTAAACCAAATCAAATATTGTCTCGTGATGCCATTCTAGCAATAGTGTCTGACATAAGCCCACAGCTGAATATCTTTAGTTATCAGCCAATTCAGCATTATAAAGATGCTCGTTTATTTGCCAGTAAAACGACAACCATCACGACCTTAACACTTATCGTTATCACGTTACTATTATGTTCAATTGGCCTTTATGGCATTTTAAAATATAACAGCGAGATGCGACGTTTTGAAATAGGTACACGTATTGCGATAGGCGCTAAAGCACGTGATATCATAAAATTGGTATGTGGTGAAAACATCAAGCCACTCATTTTAGGTGTAATTATCAACTTGGTCATCATAAGCGCGGGATTTTATATTTATAGTAATCTACTCAATGAATATATTAATCAACACCTTATATGGACTTTCCTCATAAGCCTGATTATTGTTAGCGCTATTGTGCTAATCGCTAGTTACTTACCGGTGAAAAAGTATATAAATCACCCCGCAGTACTTAGTCTTAGGGTGGGATGA
- a CDS encoding ABC transporter ATP-binding protein — protein MNEILKLEQITKIFETEELETHALSGISLTIHQGEYVSISGPSGCGKSTLLSIMGLLDFATKGQYFIEGQDATSLTLNQAATMRNEKIGFIFQSFNLIDELSVFDNVALPLRYHSQKFSSKEIEKRVVARLEQVGLSHRISHKPNQLSGGQQQRVAIARALIANPSILLVDEPTGNLDSKAGDQVMDLLEELNNQGTTICMVTHDPRYADMAKIKVQLLDGKVLHAPVTKASI, from the coding sequence ATGAACGAAATATTAAAATTAGAGCAAATAACGAAAATATTTGAAACTGAAGAATTAGAAACGCACGCTTTATCAGGCATTAGCTTAACGATACATCAAGGAGAATACGTATCAATTTCTGGACCTTCGGGGTGTGGTAAGTCAACCTTGTTATCCATTATGGGGCTTTTAGATTTTGCAACGAAAGGTCAGTACTTTATTGAGGGTCAAGATGCGACCTCGTTAACACTTAATCAAGCTGCAACGATGAGAAACGAAAAAATTGGTTTCATATTTCAATCATTTAATTTGATCGATGAATTAAGTGTTTTTGACAACGTCGCTTTGCCATTACGCTATCACAGCCAGAAATTTAGCAGTAAAGAGATAGAAAAACGTGTAGTCGCACGCTTAGAACAAGTTGGCCTATCACATCGAATTAGCCATAAACCGAACCAATTGTCAGGTGGTCAGCAACAACGTGTTGCCATCGCCCGTGCTTTAATCGCCAATCCAAGCATTTTATTAGTCGATGAGCCAACCGGAAACCTTGATTCAAAAGCCGGAGATCAAGTCATGGACTTACTTGAAGAACTGAACAATCAAGGTACCACTATTTGTATGGTGACGCATGATCCAAGATATGCAGATATGGCAAAAATTAAAGTACAACTGCTTGACGGTAAGGTCTTACACGCCCCTGTAACAAAAGCCTCTATTTAA
- a CDS encoding efflux RND transporter periplasmic adaptor subunit, whose product MAIIVLLGLLSMYLIKQNVNQVTLNKKDLVIGQVTQGELRVTVDGYGKLISHKQELITSLTRATVKQIVLKPGAVVEKGSLIVKLENPELGYQLSSAQQQLVSLQANSRQLALNQQREVIAEQSKISEYSAKLESASLKRKAEEKLFKQGIVSGLKFRESQLNEKQLKTTITLANQSLKHLQDVHQEALLIQQERINQQLNTVKNAQDRLDALHVVAKFDGILQRLPVSLGQSINPGQEIALIGSTSDLIAEIQIPQSQANAIRIGQQVEIDTRQSILLGKVSRIDPIVQDNSVLIDVTFTQPLDNNMRPEQNVDAEIITDTLSNVAYIERPANIQAKSQQAMYRLEKGNNKATRVEITFGQKTSRYVAIIKGAVPGDSFILTDLTNYQASEIALN is encoded by the coding sequence ATGGCTATAATCGTTTTACTTGGCTTGTTATCAATGTATTTAATTAAACAAAATGTAAATCAAGTTACTTTAAACAAAAAAGATTTAGTGATCGGCCAAGTTACTCAAGGTGAATTAAGAGTGACAGTGGATGGTTATGGCAAACTCATTTCTCATAAACAAGAGTTAATCACTTCGTTAACTCGAGCAACGGTGAAACAAATCGTATTAAAACCTGGTGCCGTCGTAGAGAAAGGTAGCTTGATTGTGAAACTTGAAAACCCTGAACTTGGCTATCAACTTTCTAGCGCGCAACAACAACTTGTTAGTTTACAAGCTAACTCTCGACAATTAGCGCTTAACCAACAAAGAGAGGTAATTGCTGAACAGTCAAAAATTTCCGAATACTCTGCAAAACTCGAATCTGCTAGTTTAAAAAGGAAAGCTGAAGAAAAACTTTTTAAACAAGGTATCGTTTCTGGCCTTAAATTTCGAGAATCTCAGCTGAATGAAAAACAATTAAAAACAACAATTACCCTAGCTAATCAAAGCTTAAAACATTTGCAAGATGTACATCAGGAAGCTTTGCTGATTCAACAAGAGCGCATCAACCAGCAATTAAATACGGTCAAGAATGCTCAAGATCGCTTAGATGCATTACATGTTGTCGCAAAATTTGATGGAATTTTGCAGAGGCTACCGGTAAGCCTTGGTCAAAGTATTAATCCAGGGCAAGAAATAGCGTTAATTGGCAGCACTAGTGATTTAATTGCAGAAATTCAAATCCCACAATCACAAGCTAACGCAATACGCATAGGCCAACAAGTAGAAATAGATACACGTCAATCTATCTTATTAGGCAAAGTATCGCGCATTGACCCGATAGTCCAAGATAACTCAGTTTTGATTGATGTCACATTTACTCAACCTCTTGATAACAACATGCGCCCAGAACAAAACGTTGATGCTGAAATCATTACTGATACTTTATCAAATGTCGCTTATATCGAACGACCAGCCAATATTCAGGCTAAAAGCCAACAAGCCATGTATCGATTAGAAAAAGGTAACAACAAGGCAACACGCGTTGAAATTACCTTTGGTCAAAAAACGTCACGCTACGTTGCCATTATAAAAGGTGCAGTACCTGGCGACAGCTTTATATTAACTGATTTAACCAACTACCAAGCCTCAGAAATTGCATTAAATTAA
- a CDS encoding cytochrome b/b6 domain-containing protein, with protein sequence MKQYLIWDLPIRLFHWLLVGTLLALWYTSENGLIENHIKCGYFALSLIVFRIVWGVVGTRHAKFTAFFPTPSRLKKFLIDKREPPGHNPLGALMIILMLVLIGLQATSGLFIDDDIFSSGPYYGVLSSELEKIMNTIHHNGFDFILIASAIHIAAIAYYRVVKKRDLIKPMLTGKKPDNDVNEKDGIAHSKIITFIVAATAVGFFIYWLVVLNAPVIEEFYY encoded by the coding sequence ATGAAGCAATATTTAATTTGGGATTTACCCATTCGACTTTTTCATTGGTTGCTAGTGGGCACTTTATTAGCCCTATGGTATACATCTGAGAATGGTTTAATCGAAAATCACATCAAGTGCGGTTACTTTGCGCTTAGTCTGATTGTGTTTAGAATTGTTTGGGGGGTTGTCGGAACACGACATGCTAAATTTACTGCGTTTTTTCCAACACCATCTCGATTAAAGAAATTCCTGATAGATAAGCGAGAGCCACCTGGCCATAATCCACTAGGTGCTTTAATGATCATCCTAATGTTAGTGCTGATTGGATTACAGGCTACTTCGGGTTTGTTTATAGATGATGACATTTTTTCCTCGGGTCCTTATTACGGTGTATTAAGTAGTGAACTAGAAAAAATCATGAATACTATTCACCATAACGGCTTTGATTTTATTTTGATTGCTTCAGCAATACATATTGCAGCTATAGCCTATTATCGAGTGGTAAAAAAGCGTGATTTAATCAAGCCGATGTTAACAGGTAAGAAGCCAGATAATGATGTCAACGAAAAAGACGGAATCGCACACTCTAAAATTATTACTTTTATCGTTGCCGCTACAGCCGTTGGTTTTTTTATTTATTGGCTTGTGGTGTTAAATGCGCCGGTAATAGAAGAGTTTTATTATTAG
- a CDS encoding c-type cytochrome, whose amino-acid sequence MKLMTKIAVTSALTLSVLSVNAQVAKSEKQASRAAETRQAVFKLLGANMSPLGAMAKGKIAFDAAAVEKHATRINQLSLMINDHTSLDTSGFDVTTEALDKVWQDRAGFEKAIEKLTKNSAQLITVSASGNEAAIKKAISGVGKSCGGCHDNFKMD is encoded by the coding sequence ATGAAACTAATGACAAAAATAGCAGTAACAAGTGCATTAACTTTATCTGTTTTATCGGTAAATGCACAGGTAGCTAAATCTGAAAAACAAGCAAGTCGCGCGGCCGAAACACGACAAGCCGTATTTAAGTTATTGGGCGCCAATATGTCTCCACTAGGGGCAATGGCTAAAGGAAAAATTGCATTTGACGCAGCTGCCGTAGAAAAACATGCCACTAGGATTAATCAATTATCATTAATGATTAACGATCATACTAGCCTAGATACATCTGGTTTTGATGTAACAACGGAAGCTTTAGATAAGGTATGGCAAGACCGAGCAGGTTTTGAAAAAGCGATTGAAAAATTAACCAAAAATTCAGCGCAGCTAATAACAGTTTCAGCGTCAGGTAATGAAGCTGCTATCAAGAAAGCCATTAGCGGTGTAGGAAAAAGCTGTGGTGGTTGTCACGATAACTTCAAAATGGATTAA
- a CDS encoding sensor histidine kinase — MRSLENFLTLRIVLLALPGAIFIWLYLNKLEVLWHWHAIALFCYILFIALLMVTIKFQVFRSYNRAGLHLDAIKQEDFNQFAKSPFPEGKVKDFHQQLSQLSTTLQANKSRYDQHIFLVYKLISELTSPILVFNQKQQLTFANEAFHQLYDQPWQMQRLATPELLDLSFKGNHWVFNKAVSKWQIKHSEFIDNEEQYLLLVFIDIETALRENQLKAWQQIIRVLSHEIRNSLTPVSSMAETLAEKALVDRDKQILSVITDRCAHLQSFVDRYSTISKQIELKRNDVSIDYLTNLLHKFFEGKNVSLQSSLTTIWVDISFFEQVLINLTKNAFEANASTVNINIEEVDLHIIIEVTDDGHGFNNLDNLFVPLYTTKPDGQGIGLSFCRNIIEQHDGIIELYNNTNKGVTVMIILPVKK; from the coding sequence ATGCGTTCACTAGAAAACTTTCTGACCTTACGTATTGTTTTGCTTGCATTACCAGGGGCAATTTTTATTTGGCTTTACCTTAATAAACTTGAAGTGCTATGGCATTGGCATGCCATAGCACTTTTCTGTTATATACTTTTTATCGCCTTATTAATGGTCACGATTAAGTTTCAAGTGTTTCGATCATATAACCGAGCTGGTTTACACCTTGACGCCATCAAACAAGAAGACTTTAATCAATTTGCAAAATCTCCCTTTCCTGAAGGTAAAGTAAAAGATTTTCATCAACAACTCAGCCAATTGAGCACCACACTTCAAGCAAATAAATCACGCTATGATCAACATATTTTTTTAGTTTATAAGTTAATCTCTGAATTAACCTCACCTATTTTAGTGTTTAATCAAAAGCAACAATTAACCTTTGCCAATGAAGCTTTTCATCAACTATACGACCAACCTTGGCAAATGCAACGACTCGCCACTCCTGAACTACTTGATTTAAGCTTCAAAGGAAATCATTGGGTATTCAATAAAGCAGTATCTAAGTGGCAAATTAAACACAGTGAATTTATCGACAACGAAGAACAATATTTATTACTTGTTTTTATCGACATCGAAACAGCACTGCGTGAAAACCAACTTAAAGCGTGGCAACAAATCATACGTGTGTTAAGTCACGAAATCAGAAATTCACTAACGCCGGTTTCATCAATGGCAGAAACCCTCGCCGAAAAAGCATTGGTTGATAGGGATAAACAAATATTATCTGTTATTACCGATCGCTGTGCACATTTACAAAGTTTTGTTGACCGTTACTCTACAATTTCTAAACAAATAGAGCTTAAAAGAAATGATGTAAGTATTGATTACCTTACTAACCTTTTACATAAATTTTTCGAGGGCAAGAATGTTTCTTTACAGAGCTCATTAACAACGATTTGGGTCGACATTAGCTTTTTTGAACAAGTGCTTATTAATTTAACTAAGAACGCATTTGAAGCAAATGCTTCAACAGTCAATATTAACATTGAAGAAGTTGATCTACATATCATCATAGAAGTAACAGATGATGGTCATGGCTTTAACAATTTAGATAATTTATTCGTGCCGCTTTACACAACTAAACCTGATGGCCAGGGGATCGGTTTAAGTTTTTGTAGAAATATTATTGAACAGCATGATGGCATCATAGAATTGTACAATAATACAAATAAAGGTGTTACTGTAATGATTATTCTGCCTGTTAAAAAGTAA
- a CDS encoding sigma-54-dependent transcriptional regulator: MVEILVVDDRADIRLSLVVLLEQHGYSVREADSPQQAQVLLKEYDIALILLDMNFNLDTTSGDEGLQFLNWMQQSNIALPVIAMTAWSNVDLVVQAMRLGATDFIDKPWKNRQLLNAIKQQLSLQILSKENAGFKQQRDDKQQHQYQWQSSCMLQLFDELETVAATNANILLTGENGTGKSDLALWIHNHSEQRDAPMVSVNMGAISTNLFESEMFGHIKGAFTDAKANRLGRFELAENSTLFLDEIANTPIEQQAKILRVLESGEYEVLGSSKTKFAKCRIISATNAEFSVLIQQEKFREDLYYRLNTIELRVPSLKERNIDIVPLSRYYIANFCQKYKKPHCELSTSAENALVGYHWPGNLRELSHLIERAVLLNKTGVIDDTELRLTASAPSIDLPLMTLKEAEISLINKALSQTDGNIPKAAVLIGLTKSSMYRRIEKYGLN; encoded by the coding sequence ATGGTAGAAATTTTAGTTGTAGATGATAGAGCTGATATCCGATTAAGTCTTGTTGTACTTCTAGAGCAACATGGCTATTCAGTAAGAGAGGCCGACAGCCCACAACAGGCACAAGTACTGTTAAAAGAGTACGATATCGCCTTAATTTTGCTCGACATGAATTTCAATTTAGACACAACCTCTGGCGATGAAGGTTTACAGTTCTTAAATTGGATGCAACAAAGCAACATTGCATTACCGGTAATAGCCATGACAGCCTGGAGCAATGTTGATCTAGTCGTACAAGCAATGCGATTAGGTGCAACAGATTTCATCGACAAACCTTGGAAAAACCGGCAACTACTCAATGCCATCAAACAACAACTATCATTGCAAATATTAAGTAAAGAAAACGCTGGCTTTAAACAGCAACGTGACGACAAGCAACAACACCAATATCAGTGGCAGTCTTCATGTATGTTACAACTTTTTGATGAACTCGAAACGGTAGCTGCTACCAATGCTAATATTTTACTGACCGGTGAAAATGGCACAGGTAAAAGCGATCTCGCTCTTTGGATTCACAATCATTCAGAGCAGCGTGATGCGCCCATGGTATCAGTTAATATGGGCGCTATTTCAACCAATTTATTTGAAAGTGAAATGTTTGGTCACATTAAAGGTGCGTTTACTGATGCTAAAGCTAACCGTTTAGGTCGATTTGAATTAGCTGAAAACAGCACGCTTTTCCTTGATGAAATAGCTAACACTCCAATAGAACAACAAGCCAAAATATTGCGAGTATTAGAATCAGGGGAATATGAAGTGTTAGGCAGTAGCAAAACTAAGTTTGCTAAATGCCGAATCATTAGTGCTACCAATGCTGAATTTTCAGTTCTTATTCAACAAGAAAAATTCCGTGAAGATTTATATTACCGTTTAAACACTATTGAATTGCGTGTTCCATCACTTAAGGAAAGAAATATCGATATTGTGCCACTTAGCCGATATTATATTGCCAACTTCTGTCAAAAATATAAAAAGCCACATTGTGAACTTTCAACTTCCGCCGAGAATGCATTGGTTGGTTATCATTGGCCTGGTAATTTGCGTGAATTAAGTCACTTAATAGAACGCGCGGTTTTATTAAATAAAACCGGCGTGATAGATGATACCGAATTACGTTTAACCGCAAGCGCCCCTTCAATAGATCTTCCGTTAATGACCTTAAAAGAAGCTGAAATTTCCCTCATAAATAAAGCGCTTTCGCAAACTGACGGTAATATACCAAAAGCCGCTGTATTAATAGGGTTAACTAAATCATCAATGTATCGCCGCATTGAAAAATACGGGTTAAATTAA